A window of the Salvelinus alpinus chromosome 25, SLU_Salpinus.1, whole genome shotgun sequence genome harbors these coding sequences:
- the LOC139553573 gene encoding protein c-Fos-like isoform X1 → MFLNSDFDSMSRCSTESPVGDTPTYYQKTQDDSISSSSASPSESNAQELCPDMDIPATPFVPTVTAISTTPDLLWMVQPTIITSLSPSLSSKQTNEAKSSHQSTPKAGESRGKNTGRKGKTEQLSPEEEEKKRLRRERNKMAAAKCRNRRRELTDSLQTETDQLEEDKAALQTEIANLLKEKERLEFVLATHKPVCQITEELDSIFQEPSRSPDLPPSPEGGKLPEDSAQEAPSLQDMDILNDTSTAISGNSNILLCASIEVNICDLEPSLDMKEGLLDNLLPSMEEEVPTETAHSVPDIDLSGSLGVTDWETLYKSVSNDLEPLSTPVVTSTPTCSSYLSVFTFSCPDLDSLGVGFDGRKSGGGKAESVDILNSPTLLAL, encoded by the exons ATGTTTCTCAACTCTGACTTCGATTCAATGTCTCGCTGTAGCACTGAATCTCCTGTTGGGGACACCCCGACGTACTATCAGAAGACACAAGACGACTCTATCTCCAGCTCCTCAGCTTCGCCATCAGAGAGTAATGCACAG GAGCTCTGCCCAGACATGGATATACCAGCCACTCCATTTGTTCCAACAGTGACTGCAATTTCCACAACCCCGGATTTGCTATGGATGGTCCAGCCGACCATTATAacgtctctctccccatctctgagTAGCAAACAAACCAATGAAGCAAAGAGCTCTCACCAGTCAACACCCAAAGCGGGCGAGAGCAGGGGGAAAAACACTGGCAGAAAGGGGAAAACCGAGCAG TTATCTccagaggaagaagagaagaagaggttgaggagagagagaaataaaatggcTGCAGCCAAATGTCGCAACAGACGGAGGGAACTCACTGATTCACTGCAAACT GAGACTGATCAGCTGGAGGAAGACAAAGCAGCTCTGCAGACAGAGATAGCCAACCTcctcaaagagaaagagagactggaaTTTGTCCTCGCTACTCATAAACCTGTGTGCCAAATTACAGAAGAATTGGATTCCATCTTCCAGGAGCCCAGTAGGTCTCCAGACCTCCCCCCCAGCCCAGAGGGGGGTAAACTCCCTGAGGACAGTGCTCAGGAAGCCCCCTCGCTCCAGGACATGGATATCCTCAATGACACGTCCACAGCCATCTCTGGAAACTCCAACATCCTACTCTGTGCCAGTATTGAAGTGAACATCTGCGACCTTGAGCCCTCTTTGGACATGAAGGAGGGTCTCCTGGACAATCTGCTAcccagcatggaggaggaggtcccCACAGAGACTGCCCACTCTGTCCCAGATATTGACCTGAGTGGCTCCCTTGGGGTTACGGACTGGGAAACCCTGTACAAATCTGTGTCTAATGACCTAGAGCCCCTGAGCACTCCTGTTGTGACCTCCACCCCCACATGTAGCAGCTACCTGTCCGTTTTCACATTCTCCTGTCCCGATCTCGACTCCCTTGGAGTGGGGTTTGACGGTCGCAAAAGTGGAGGGGGCAAGGCTGAATCTGTTGATATCCtcaactctccaaccctgttggCCTTATAA
- the LOC139553573 gene encoding protein c-Fos-like isoform X2 — protein sequence MSCTESPVGDTPTYYQKTQDDSISSSSASPSESNAQELCPDMDIPATPFVPTVTAISTTPDLLWMVQPTIITSLSPSLSSKQTNEAKSSHQSTPKAGESRGKNTGRKGKTEQLSPEEEEKKRLRRERNKMAAAKCRNRRRELTDSLQTETDQLEEDKAALQTEIANLLKEKERLEFVLATHKPVCQITEELDSIFQEPSRSPDLPPSPEGGKLPEDSAQEAPSLQDMDILNDTSTAISGNSNILLCASIEVNICDLEPSLDMKEGLLDNLLPSMEEEVPTETAHSVPDIDLSGSLGVTDWETLYKSVSNDLEPLSTPVVTSTPTCSSYLSVFTFSCPDLDSLGVGFDGRKSGGGKAESVDILNSPTLLAL from the exons ATGTCGTG CACTGAATCTCCTGTTGGGGACACCCCGACGTACTATCAGAAGACACAAGACGACTCTATCTCCAGCTCCTCAGCTTCGCCATCAGAGAGTAATGCACAG GAGCTCTGCCCAGACATGGATATACCAGCCACTCCATTTGTTCCAACAGTGACTGCAATTTCCACAACCCCGGATTTGCTATGGATGGTCCAGCCGACCATTATAacgtctctctccccatctctgagTAGCAAACAAACCAATGAAGCAAAGAGCTCTCACCAGTCAACACCCAAAGCGGGCGAGAGCAGGGGGAAAAACACTGGCAGAAAGGGGAAAACCGAGCAG TTATCTccagaggaagaagagaagaagaggttgaggagagagagaaataaaatggcTGCAGCCAAATGTCGCAACAGACGGAGGGAACTCACTGATTCACTGCAAACT GAGACTGATCAGCTGGAGGAAGACAAAGCAGCTCTGCAGACAGAGATAGCCAACCTcctcaaagagaaagagagactggaaTTTGTCCTCGCTACTCATAAACCTGTGTGCCAAATTACAGAAGAATTGGATTCCATCTTCCAGGAGCCCAGTAGGTCTCCAGACCTCCCCCCCAGCCCAGAGGGGGGTAAACTCCCTGAGGACAGTGCTCAGGAAGCCCCCTCGCTCCAGGACATGGATATCCTCAATGACACGTCCACAGCCATCTCTGGAAACTCCAACATCCTACTCTGTGCCAGTATTGAAGTGAACATCTGCGACCTTGAGCCCTCTTTGGACATGAAGGAGGGTCTCCTGGACAATCTGCTAcccagcatggaggaggaggtcccCACAGAGACTGCCCACTCTGTCCCAGATATTGACCTGAGTGGCTCCCTTGGGGTTACGGACTGGGAAACCCTGTACAAATCTGTGTCTAATGACCTAGAGCCCCTGAGCACTCCTGTTGTGACCTCCACCCCCACATGTAGCAGCTACCTGTCCGTTTTCACATTCTCCTGTCCCGATCTCGACTCCCTTGGAGTGGGGTTTGACGGTCGCAAAAGTGGAGGGGGCAAGGCTGAATCTGTTGATATCCtcaactctccaaccctgttggCCTTATAA
- the LOC139553581 gene encoding transmembrane emp24 domain-containing protein 10-like, protein MSRFCVLLILVSVIFDSTFSITFYLPVNLRKCLREEIHKDVLVTGEYEVSDQPNAKTNLKITDSSGHTLYSKEDASKGKFAFTTEDYDMFEVCFESKSSLGTGRVPDQLVNLDMKHGVEAKNYEEIAKVEKLKPLEVELRRLEDLSESIVNDFAYMKKREEEMRDTNESTNTRVLYFSIFSMCCLIGLATWQVFYLRRFFKAKKLIE, encoded by the exons ATGTCTAGATTTTGTGTATTACTAATACTTGTTTCTGTAATTTTTGATTCAACCTTTTCTATTACGTTCTATTTACCGGTGAATCTTAGAAAATGTTTGCGGGAAGAGATCCACAAAGACGTGCTGGTTACAGGCGAATACGAAGTTAGCGACCAACCAAATGCGAAAACCAATCTCAAG ATCACAGATTCATCAGGTCACACCTTGTACTCCAAGGAGGATGCTTCAAAGGGAAAGTTTGCCTTTACAACAGAGGACTATGATATGTTTGAGGTGTGCTTTGAAAGCAAATCCTCCCTAG GTACTGGAAGGGTCCCAGACCAGCTAGTCAATTTAGACATGAAGCATGGTGTGGAGGCAAAGAATTACGAAGAG ATTGCAAAAGTTGAGAAGCTGAAGCCCCTAGAAGTTGAACTAAGACGCCTCGAGGACTTATCGGAGTCCATTGTGAATGATTTTGCCTACATGAAGAAGCGTGAAGAGGAAATGAGGGACACAAATG AATCCACCAACACTCGTGTCCTGTACTTCAGTATCTTCTCTATGTGCTGTCTAATTGGGCTGGCAACATGGCAGGTCTTCTATCTGCGGCGTTTCTTCAAGGCGAAGAAGCTGATTGAGTAA